ATTGCTGATACAGAGTTCACTTCACTTGTTGTATAGAGGATCCCGATCTTCTCTGCATCCGGCAGCATCTCGCGGATCATCTCCAGCTGCTCTTTGATCGGAAGCTCATCACTGGTTCCTGTGACCTCTCCCACCGGAGCTCCATCGTCATTTGCAAGCTTTGCTGCTTTTGGATCTGTCACTGCTGTATAGATTACCGGAATCTCTGTATTCATTGCTGAATTGTATGCCGCCTGCACGCTTGGAGTGGCGATTCCACAGATCAGATCCACATCGTCTGAAACAAATCCATCACTGATCTGCTTTGCTGTTCCCTGATCGGCCGCCGCATTCTCCTCTTTGATCGTAAGATTCTTTCCTTCCTCAAATCCGGCTTCTTTGAGTCCTTCAATAAATCCCTCCCTGCAGTTGTCCAAAGAGGCATGCTCTGCAAACTGGGAAATCCCTACTGTATATGTTTTGGTACCATCTTTTGTCTCATTTTCCTTTGTTCCACATGCCATCAGGCTGACTGCCATTACACTTCCTAAAATAACTGCGAATACTCTCTTTTTCATAATTTGGTTCTCCTTTTCTATTACTATATTCCAAAAGCAAAGGAGCCGATCATGTGGATACAGGGTGGATGCTCTGCAATGATCGTATAA
This window of the Mediterraneibacter gnavus ATCC 29149 genome carries:
- a CDS encoding ABC transporter substrate-binding protein encodes the protein MKKRVFAVILGSVMAVSLMACGTKENETKDGTKTYTVGISQFAEHASLDNCREGFIEGLKEAGFEEGKNLTIKEENAAADQGTAKQISDGFVSDDVDLICGIATPSVQAAYNSAMNTEIPVIYTAVTDPKAAKLANDDGAPVGEVTGTSDELPIKEQLEMIREMLPDAEKIGILYTTSEVNSVSAIEKYEELAGDYGFTIVKKGVTQTADISLATEEILSEVDCLTNLTDNTVVNSLATILDKANEKKIPVFGSEIEQVKLGCLAAEGLDYVALGKQTGKMAAEILKGEKTASEMNYETISEPGLYINTMAAEELGVTVDETLLEGAAETFDSISK